A single genomic interval of Coccidioides posadasii str. Silveira chromosome 1, complete sequence harbors:
- a CDS encoding uncharacterized protein (SECRETED:SignalP(1-21)~EggNog:ENOG410Q5D3~TransMembrane:3 (n6-17c21/22o45-72i124-146o224-247i)) yields MGLLELLQSLALVILFFGGHAIVDLPLWQTPLEEWTFVDFEAIGLRLFNTVMFMAVSAYCIGGLCSGIYGLLIPVIRAVAGMARAVTSLASEYSKNGANGSALLALNMAKVALLRPWVSRLVELLVLGDEIAIVAVLVLPAALYYASVNVGGPVFAYLSGFIAGIVTPVDVDFDGCPYGVTRSAFDHHKQNPNLRYFCDGEIDGFDALAWWTQAQEDVTSTWEFYLPIFIYSVTAMFCVFLVAIFAFGRQTQVEIGTQTDSTGDLKGDSNGLSEKVAQLLARIRELEGCRAISESVVTRLRGQIQLSDRTVQQQKIELGAARKELGDLRAVNYSQRSQCQALAEELSKASDDTSLNQLQQQLGQEKGLRILVTYGYLALRQLAGTFVESGLGERLLFFTREIENKCTAIATGGTRTVEEVQGNLGNGLLTLLEEASAYAAEIRLSRRVGQNRGSSQDVVLLKRKLRKCKRLARFVKADSAARQDQAIQLAKAGTVGETNSVDDERMTQELDGYKQGLLSVRRELNDTAQKLGSLEQQLAESRALNESMNQGFTTTIAEKVTALQKLREELTVALQREATLKKEIVQRTENETALQKLREELTGALQREATLKEEAAQRAQLAEGHDQAVASLSAEKQQLTARIEEFDLKLGAANFRYSELGQRGSQLQQRLEGLTRQVSEKDQLLAWLRVENDGLFSKCKGVEVEIRELRNEQRKAKKESGNTVSNAVRMHRVQLVEQQNEIDDLQRGLQKAEKDLSSSIDEVAKRKIAELEAQVEKLTVQHQQQSGTEIELRKEVQDLKERLDQIGREKSTKKAVGSVFADPQKARAQKLQRDVQSLRQEAEVMGTMRDRLANEIRDLKAKYEPRNDNREPQTPLTVQGLQRILQKEKTSQGLSRP; encoded by the exons ATGGGGCTTCTCGAGCTCCTTCAATCCCTTGCGTTGGTGATCCTCTTTTTCGGGGGTCACGCCATCGTGGACCTTCCACTTTGGCAGACACCCCTCGAAGAATGGACCTTCGTGGACTTCGAGGCGATTGGCCTCAGACTTTTCAACACGGTCATGTTCATGGCCGTGTCGGCATACTGTATCGGCGGCCTATGCTCCGGCATATATGGGCTGCTGATCCCTGTAATCCGCGCAGTTGCCGGCATGGCTCGCGCCGTGACAAGTCTTGCGAGTGAATACTCGAAGAACGGTGCAAATGGTTCTGCTCTCCTCGCCCTGAACATGGCCAAGGTAGCTCTGCTACGCCCCTGGGTCTCTCGCCTCGTCGAGCTGCTGGTCCTCGGCGATGAAATAGCAATCGTCGCAGTTCTTGTT CTGCCGGCTGCGCTCTACTACGCATCGGTCAACGTCGGTGGCCCGGTGTTCGCTTATCTCTCCGGCTTTATTGCCGGAATCGTCACTCCGGTCGATGTCGACTTCGATGGTTGCCCTTATGGCGTGACCCGGTCTGCATTCGACCATCATAAGCAGAACCCCAACCTTCGTTACTTTTGCGATGGGGAAATCGATGGCTTCGACGCGCTAGCCTGGTGGACACAAGCTCAGGAAGATGTTACCTCA ACCTGGGAATTTTACCTGCCAATCTTTATTTACTCGGTCACGGCGATGTTCTGCGTGTTTCTAGTCGCGATATTTGCTTTTGGCCGCCAGACGCAGGTTGAAATCGGTACCCAGACGGACTCGACTGGCGATCTGAAGGGAGACAGCAACGGCTTGTCAGAAAAGGTCGCCCAGTTACTTGCACGAATTCGGGAACTCGAGGGCTGCAGGGCTATCTCCGAGTCCGTCGTTACACGCCTCAGGGGACAGATTCAGCTGTCGGACAGAACAGTCCAACAGCAGAAGATCGAGCTTGGGGCGGCGCGAAAGGAGCTCGGAGACCTGCGGGCAGTGAACTACAGCCAACGTTCACAGTGCCAGGCTCTGGCCGAGGAGCTGTCGAAGGCGTCTGATGACACCTCTCTTAACCAGTTGCAGCAGCAGCTGGGACAGGAGAAGGGACTGAGGATCCTTGTCACGTACGGCTACCTGGCGCTTCGACAACTTGCTGGGACCTTCGTGGAGTCGGGGCTTGGCGAGCGCCTTCTCTTTTTCACCCGTGAGATTGAGAACAAGTGCACAGCCATTGCCACCGGGGGGACCAGAACGGTTGAAGAGGTGCAGGGTAACCTCGGAAACGGGTTGCTGACCCTGCTGGAGGAAGCGTCGGCATACGCAGCCGAAATCCGGTTAAGCAGACGCGTGGGACAGAATCGTGGCAGCAGCCAGGATGTTGTGCTTTTGAAGCGAAAGCTGAGAAAGTGCAAGCGTCTCGCGCGGTTTGTGAAGGCCGATTCTGCGGCCCGACAGGACCAGGCCATTCAGTTGGCAAAAGCAGGGACGGTTGGAGAGACCAACTCGGTGGACGACGAACGCATGACGCAGGAGCTTGACGGTTACAAGCAAGGGCTCCTTTCCGTGCGTCGGGAACTCAACGACACCGCGCAGAAGCTCGGTAGTCTCGAGCAGCAGCTCGCCGAATCCCGGGCCCTGAACGAGTCAATGAACCAGGGCTTCACGACAACGATCGCCGAGAAGGTGACTGCACTTCAGAAGCTCCGCGAGGAGCTGACGGTTGCCCTTCAGCGAGAGGCGACTCTCAAGAAGGAGATAGTGCAGAGGACCGAGAACGAGACTGCGCTCCAGAAGCTCCGCGAGGAGCTGACAGGTGCCCTCCAGCGAGAGGCGACTCTCAAGGAGGAGGCAGCGCAGAGGGCCCAGCTGGCGGAAGGCCACGATCAGGCTGTTGCGAGTCTGTCCGCAGAGAAGCAACAGCTGACCGCCCGCATTGAGGAGTTTGACCTCAAACTGGGTGCGGCGAACTTCCGGTACAGCGAGCTAGGTCAACGGGGGTCACAGCTCCAGCAGAGACTGGAAGGGTTGACTCGACAGGTGTCCGAAAAGGACCAGCTGTTGGCCTGGCTCCGGGTGGAAAACGACGGTCTGTTCTCCAAGTGCAAGGGAGTCGAGGTGGAGATAAGGGAGCTCCGCAATGAGCAGCGGAAGGCGAAGAAGGAATCTGGCAACACGGTGTCGAACGCCGTGCGGATGCACAGAGTCCAGCTCGTTGAACAGCAAAACGAGATCGACGACCTTCAGCGCGGGCTCCAGAAGGCCGAGAAGGACCTCAGCTCTTCGATCGACGAGGTCGCCAAGCGAAAGATCGCAGAGCTCGAGGCGCAGGTCGAGAAGCTCACGGTccagcaccagcagcaatcCGGTACGGAGATTGAGCTGCGCAAGGAGGTGCAGGACCTCAAGGAGCGACTCGACCAGATCGGCCGGGAGAAAAGCACGAAGAAAGCAGTGGGCTCCGTGTTCGCCGACCCCCAGAAGGCACGGGCCCAGAAGCTGCAACGGGACGTCCAGAGCCTCCGGCAAGAGGCCGAGGTGATGGGCACGATGAGAGACCGGCTCGCGAACGAGATCAGGGATCTCAAAGCCAAGTACGAGCCACGGAACGACAACCGCGAACCCCAGACCCCGCTGACGGTCCAGGGGCTCCAGCGCATCCTCCAGAAGGAGAAGACCTCCCAGGGTCTATCCCGCCCATGA
- a CDS encoding uncharacterized protein (EggNog:ENOG410PJGZ~COG:C~BUSCO:8053at33183) codes for MASARHASRRLLGSLGSCRAYSSQAAPGARLNLPVDYKSTPLLHHASSTLSNNPELPQNASTKRLNLYQSINSALRTALAADERVLLFGEDVAFGGVFRCSVDLQTEFGSERVFNTPLTEQGIVGFGIGAAAEGFKPVAEIQFADYVFPAFDQLVNEAAKFRFREGATGGNIGGLVVRMPCGAVGHGALYHSQSPESLFTHVPGLRVVIPRSPTQAKGLLLNAILNCKDPVVFMEPKILYRAAVEYVPTEPYYLPLDKADIVKPGKDLTVISYGQPMYLCSDAIAKAEKDFGASIELIDLRAIYPWDRETVLESVRKTGRAIVVHESMMNAGVGAEVAATIQEGAFLRLEAPVKRVTGWGTHCGLIFEKFNLPDVARIYDAIKQTLHY; via the exons ATGGCCTCCGCTCGTCATGCCTCTCGCCGGCTCCTGGGCTCCCTAGGTTCCTGCCGCGCATACTCATCCCAAGCTGCCCCCGGTGCACGCCTCAATCTCCCCGTCGACTATAAGTCGACTCCCCTTCTCCATCACGCATCGTCCACGCTGTCAAATAACCCAGAATTACCCCAGAACGCTTCCACAAAACGATTGAACCTGTACCAGTCCATCAACTCCGCCCTCAGGACCGCTCTCGCTGCCGACGAGAGGGTGCTTCTGTTCGGCGAGGATGTTGCCTTTGGGGGTGTCTTCCGGTGCTCCGTCGACCTGCAGACGGAGTTTGGTTCTGAGAGAGTGTTCAACACCCCGCTTACCGAGCAGGGTATCGTGGGGTTCGGTATCGGCGCCGCCGCGGAGGGATTCAAACCCGTAGCTGAGATCCAGTTCGCGGATTACGTATTTCCGGCTTTTGACCAGCTCGTCAATGAGGCTGCCAAGTTCCGATTCAGAGAAGGCGCCACTGGTGGTAACATCGGCGGCTTGGTTGTGAGAATGCCTTGCGGGGCTGTTGGACACGGTGCGCT ATATCACTCTCAGTCTCCGGAATCCTTGTTCACCCACGTTCCCGGCTTGCGGGTTGTCATCCCAAGATCCCCAACGCAGGCCAAGGGCCTCTTGTTGAACGCGATTCTCAACTGCAAGGATCCAGTGGTCTTCATGGAGCCGAAAATCCTTTACCGCGCTGCTGTCGAATACGTGCCAACCGAGCCATACTACCTGCCCCTTGACAAGGCGGACATTGTCAAACCAGGAAAGGATCTCACAGTCATTTCTTATGGTCAACCGATGTATCTCTGCTCCGATGCCATCGCCAAAGCCGAAAAGGACTTTGGCGCGAGCATTGAGCTGATTGATCTCCGGGCAATCTATCCCTGGGATCGAGAGACCGTCCTCGAAAGTGTCCGCAAGACTGGCCGGGCCATCGTCGTCCATGAGAGTATGATGAATGCCGGTGTTGGCGCCGAGGTCGCCGCTACGATTCAGGAGGGCGCGTTTTTGAGGCTGGAGGCTCCTGTGAAGCGAGTCACTGGCTGGGGCACCCACTGTGGTTTGATTTTTGAGAAGTTCAACTTGCCAGATGTTGCCA GAATATATGATGCCATTAAGCAGACGCTTCACTATTAA